From the genome of Pelobacter propionicus DSM 2379, one region includes:
- a CDS encoding response regulator transcription factor: MKIAIHIGSTLLAQALREQLLKERDVAEVALVHPDSGGETGEPDFIICDAHTIRQQRPASLCGAKTVLLDYGLSEDTISSLLVTSKVDGIMTTDADIPLLMKAFHAIAQGQIWIDNCKIRALVTFAENNRDCVTEGNLSNKEREVVISVSQGLTNREIAARLYISEQTVKTHINNIFKKTNMARRTQLVPLGIKLMADPVS; the protein is encoded by the coding sequence ATGAAGATAGCCATCCATATCGGCAGCACCCTGCTGGCCCAGGCCCTGCGGGAGCAGTTGCTTAAAGAGCGGGACGTAGCGGAAGTCGCCTTGGTGCATCCCGATTCGGGAGGTGAAACAGGGGAACCTGATTTCATCATCTGCGACGCGCACACCATCAGACAGCAACGCCCCGCCTCCCTCTGCGGGGCGAAAACCGTCCTCCTGGATTACGGTCTCAGCGAGGACACCATCTCTTCCCTGCTCGTCACCAGCAAGGTGGACGGCATCATGACCACCGACGCCGACATCCCCCTGCTCATGAAGGCGTTCCATGCCATTGCCCAGGGGCAGATATGGATTGACAACTGCAAGATCAGGGCACTGGTCACCTTCGCCGAAAACAACCGGGATTGCGTCACGGAAGGGAACCTGAGCAACAAGGAGCGTGAAGTGGTGATCAGTGTTTCCCAAGGGTTGACCAACAGGGAAATCGCTGCCCGGTTGTACATCAGCGAACAGACGGTCAAAACCCACATCAACAACATCTTCAAGAAAACGAATATGGCCCGCCGGACCCAGCTGGTTCCCCTGGGAATCAAGCTGATGGCCGACCCGGTCTCCTGA
- the mtaB gene encoding tRNA (N(6)-L-threonylcarbamoyladenosine(37)-C(2))-methylthiotransferase MtaB, with the protein MKSVAIATLGCKTNQFESAAMLEQFTRSGYRVVPFSEPADIYVINSCTVTARTDAETRRLIRRARRLNPAARIVATGCYAQVSPQELSRMPEVDVVLGNREKLDSTLLTDASEDMVKDAGQATGGALLHLTSFAEHTRAFLQVQNGCDSFCSYCIVPYARGRSRSVSPAEVLEGVRRLVDSGFREVVLTGIHLGAYGLDLSPGESLACLVERILEETSLERLRIGSLEPNEFDDRLISLFSRSPRVCHHFHIPLQSGCDSVLTLMGRPYDAAYLRSLLERVIAAMPDSFLGSDIIAGFPGESDREFQTTCTLVEQLPLADLHVFPYSLRPGTRAASLPGHLPPAVIRDRAARLRNIAASKKELFLQRAVGGDILVLGQQFDPVSRTVRGLSRNYIQAQFPGTAADVNLEQALTVVEIREGRALCRRR; encoded by the coding sequence ATGAAATCCGTCGCCATCGCAACCCTGGGATGCAAGACCAACCAGTTCGAATCCGCAGCCATGCTTGAGCAGTTCACCCGTTCCGGCTACCGCGTCGTCCCCTTCTCCGAGCCGGCCGACATCTACGTGATCAACTCCTGCACCGTCACCGCCAGGACCGACGCCGAGACCCGGCGCCTGATCCGCCGCGCCCGGCGCCTGAACCCGGCTGCCCGCATCGTGGCCACCGGCTGCTACGCCCAGGTGTCTCCGCAGGAACTCTCGCGCATGCCCGAGGTCGACGTGGTGCTGGGCAACCGGGAGAAGCTGGACAGCACCCTGCTGACCGATGCGTCCGAGGATATGGTGAAGGACGCCGGCCAGGCCACGGGGGGAGCGTTATTGCACCTGACCAGCTTTGCCGAACATACCCGCGCCTTCCTGCAGGTACAGAACGGCTGCGACAGTTTCTGCAGCTACTGCATCGTCCCCTATGCCCGCGGCAGAAGCAGGAGCGTCTCCCCCGCGGAGGTGCTGGAGGGGGTCAGGCGACTGGTTGACAGCGGTTTCCGCGAGGTGGTACTGACCGGCATCCACCTGGGGGCCTATGGCCTGGACCTCTCCCCGGGAGAGTCGCTCGCCTGCCTGGTTGAGCGCATCCTGGAGGAGACGTCCCTTGAGCGGCTGCGCATCGGCTCCCTGGAGCCCAACGAGTTCGACGACCGCCTGATCTCCCTCTTCAGCCGCTCCCCGCGGGTCTGCCACCACTTCCACATACCGCTGCAGAGCGGCTGTGACAGCGTGCTTACGCTCATGGGACGCCCCTACGACGCTGCCTACCTGCGCTCCCTGCTGGAGCGGGTCATAGCCGCCATGCCGGACTCCTTCCTCGGCAGCGACATCATCGCCGGTTTCCCCGGCGAGAGCGATCGGGAATTCCAGACCACCTGTACCCTGGTGGAGCAGCTCCCCCTGGCCGATCTGCACGTATTCCCCTACTCCCTGCGTCCCGGTACCAGGGCCGCATCCCTGCCCGGGCATCTCCCCCCCGCGGTCATCCGTGACCGGGCCGCGCGCCTGAGAAACATCGCCGCCTCCAAGAAGGAGTTGTTCCTGCAACGGGCGGTTGGAGGGGATATCCTGGTGCTGGGACAGCAGTTCGACCCTGTCAGCCGCACCGTCAGGGGGCTGTCGCGGAACTACATCCAGGCCCAGTTCCCGGGAACAGCCGCCGACGTCAACCTGGAGCAGGCCCTGACCGTCGTGGAGATCCGGGAGGGGCGTGCGCTCTGCCGCAGGCGGTGA
- a CDS encoding MATE family efflux transporter: MKNDLTAAPIPHLVRRLAIPAGTGFFFNTMFNVVDTWYGGKLSTTALAAMSLSFPVFFIVLAMGTGLSSGTTTMIGNALGRGNRGEARRYVSQALSFGLLNAILLTMAGLVCAEPIFRFMGARNDYLSLAVSYIGVIFCGSIVLMLNFVMSAILSSHGNTWTYRNFLVGGFFLNLALDPWFMYGGLGLPPLGLPGIALSTVVIHGMGTVFLFSRLFRSGVMNTFRPRELWPNWRCYRELARYGFPSALNMMTISLGIFIVTWFVGGYGKEAVAAYGSATRIEQIALLPIMGLNTSTLALTAQNFGALRTDRIREVLRVSLRYGFSLASMGTLAALLMTSQLMSLFSNDPQVIAIGIRFLRIEAFVLPAYVLLYICISAMQGIKQPLFALWVGLYRQVAGPTCVFPLLATACGWGILGIWWGIFGITWSAALIVVAYVSWILKKLEKELPAV, encoded by the coding sequence ATGAAAAACGATCTTACCGCAGCCCCCATCCCGCACCTGGTCAGGCGCCTGGCCATTCCCGCCGGGACCGGCTTCTTCTTCAACACCATGTTCAACGTGGTGGACACCTGGTACGGCGGCAAACTCTCCACCACCGCCCTGGCGGCCATGTCGCTCTCCTTCCCGGTGTTCTTCATCGTCCTCGCCATGGGCACCGGCCTCTCCTCCGGCACAACGACCATGATCGGCAACGCCCTGGGGCGCGGCAACCGGGGGGAGGCGCGCCGTTACGTCTCCCAGGCGCTCTCCTTCGGCCTGCTCAACGCCATTCTGCTGACCATGGCGGGGCTTGTGTGTGCCGAACCGATCTTCAGGTTCATGGGCGCCAGGAATGACTATCTCAGCCTGGCGGTCAGCTACATCGGCGTGATCTTCTGCGGCTCGATCGTCCTCATGCTCAACTTCGTCATGAGCGCCATCTTAAGCTCCCACGGCAACACCTGGACCTACCGGAATTTCCTGGTGGGCGGCTTCTTCCTCAACCTTGCGCTGGATCCCTGGTTCATGTACGGTGGCCTGGGGCTCCCCCCCCTGGGGCTGCCCGGCATCGCCCTCTCCACGGTGGTCATCCACGGCATGGGCACCGTCTTCCTCTTCAGCCGCCTCTTCCGTTCGGGAGTGATGAATACCTTCAGGCCGCGTGAACTCTGGCCCAACTGGCGCTGCTACCGCGAACTGGCCAGGTACGGTTTCCCTTCGGCCCTGAACATGATGACCATCAGCCTGGGAATATTCATCGTAACCTGGTTCGTGGGCGGCTACGGCAAGGAGGCGGTGGCCGCCTACGGCAGCGCCACCCGCATCGAACAGATCGCCCTGCTGCCGATCATGGGGCTAAACACCTCCACCCTGGCGCTCACCGCCCAGAATTTCGGTGCGTTGCGCACGGACCGCATCCGCGAGGTCCTGCGGGTCTCGCTGCGCTACGGCTTCTCCCTGGCCAGCATGGGAACCCTGGCGGCCCTGCTCATGACCAGCCAGCTCATGTCGCTGTTCAGCAACGACCCCCAGGTGATCGCCATCGGCATCCGCTTCCTGCGCATCGAGGCTTTCGTCCTGCCTGCCTATGTGCTGCTCTACATCTGCATCTCCGCCATGCAGGGGATCAAGCAGCCGCTGTTCGCCCTCTGGGTCGGCCTGTACCGGCAGGTCGCCGGCCCCACCTGCGTCTTCCCGCTCCTGGCCACGGCCTGCGGCTGGGGCATCCTCGGCATCTGGTGGGGCATCTTCGGCATAACCTGGTCCGCTGCCCTGATCGTGGTGGCCTACGTCAGCTGGATACTGAAAAAGCTTGAAAAGGAACTCCCCGCCGTATGA